A single Glycine soja cultivar W05 chromosome 14, ASM419377v2, whole genome shotgun sequence DNA region contains:
- the LOC114384017 gene encoding protein MAIN-LIKE 2-like, with translation MLAPYPLIEPLPFHIGFADVAKLRHFKIDHHLVTALVERWRPETHTFHLSVGECTIILEDATLQLGIRVDGRPITGATYYDWEEMCEQYLGVVLPKGEVVVGSTIKLKWLQDNMPPLPLEPTQQQLEAHCRAYILWLIGGVLMLDKMGNQVHLMYLIVLDNLDRVRRYS, from the coding sequence ATGCTCGCTCCTTATCCTTTAATTGAGCCATTGCCTTTTCATATTGGGTTTGCTGATGTGGCAAAATTACGCCACTTCAAAATTGATCATCATCTAGTGACTGCACTTGTTGAGCGATGGAGACCAGAGACACACACTTTTCATCTTTCTGTTGGAGAATGTACAATTATACTGGAGGATGCAACACTACAACTTGGCATAAGGGTCGATGGTAGGCCAATCACTGGTGCAACCTACTATGATTGGGAGGAAATGTGTGAACAATATTTGGGTGTTGTTTTGCCAAAGGGAGAAGTAGTAGTAGGCTCTACCATTAAGCTTAAGTGGTTGCAAGATAATATGCCACCGCTTCCCTTGGAACCGACACAACAACAGTTAGAAGCACATTGTAGAGCTTACATTTTATGGCTAATTGGTGGGGTATTAATGCTAGACAAGATGGGAAATCAGGTTCATTTGATGTACCTCATTGTCTTGGATAATCTTGACCGAGTCAGGCGGTATAGTTAG